The Musa acuminata AAA Group cultivar baxijiao chromosome BXJ2-2, Cavendish_Baxijiao_AAA, whole genome shotgun sequence genome has a segment encoding these proteins:
- the LOC135605326 gene encoding S-linalool synthase-like, with translation MDESISYLVERIKEEMFSPSADMLSFLPPSPYETAWVAMVAGPQSPHRPMFPQCLEWIIRHQREEGFWGELGNPMDSLTSTLACVVALNAWDTGHANIAKGLGFLRANMVKLLMEHRGGIPRWFSIVFPGMLELALAKGLPVLPDGGSMPAVNNVFNRRETILAMEKSSGNDRHPPLTSFLEALPISCRPNHEVILRLQMEDGSLFHSPSATACAFMITGDRNCLEYLQTMMKRCSNVVPSVFPVDEDFIKLCLVDHLRRLGCGEHFAAEIRGVMDHTYRNWAKQQREDYKNYEISQYIYRDSLAFNLLRAYGYRVTPRKFCWFMDEKDVLKHIMENYTEFLGAMVGVYRAAHFMFPEEVELHNAKVFAMKVLHKCLHLEGNNADLTGFEKEIEHEMELPWLARMDHLEHRMYIERSKGYITWIGKTNTCRLSCSSFVIKLAIKSFLNRQSLYKNELEELKRWSEGSGLSKMGFGREKTTYCYFLAAVPTCLPLHSDLRKIVAKCATIVIIADDFFDEKGSLNELECLTEAVHRWKGESLWGDAKVIFDALDELVRDIAFKSFSHYDNGVEDVLHDMWRDVFASWLKEFKWSSSQHAPSIDEYIEVAMTSIAIQVITLPAYCLACSGAPKDNIKSHYSKITKLAMFCARLLNDSQSYQRELEHGKFNMVPLYMKENADASIEDSIDHIRDILEKKGKEFVELLFGDEYNSVPKLWKELHLTTLKAFWMLYDTTNKFDSPTALLQNINMAFYDALEINV, from the exons ATGGATGAGTCGATCTCTTACCTTGTGGAAAGGATTAAGGAGGAGATGTTCTCCCCCTCAGCTGACATGCTCTCCTTCCTGCCACCGTCGCCCTACGAAACTGCATGGGTCGCCATGGTTGCCGGTCCTCAGTCTCCTCATCGTCCCATGTTTCCGCAGTGCCTAGAGTGGATAATCCGCCACCAGAGAGAGGAAGGGTTCTGGGGGGAGCTCGGCAACCCCATGGACTCTCTCACCTCCACCCTCGCTTGTGTTGTTGCACTCAATGCATGGGACACTGGCCATGCTAATATCGCGAAAG GATTAGGATTTCTTCGTGCAAACATGGTGAAACTTCTGATGGAGCATCGCGGTGGCATCCCTCGGTGGTTCTCCATCGTCTTCCCTGGCATGCTTGAGCTGGCACTGGCCAAAGGCCTACCTGTTCTTCCCGACGGCGGCAGCATGCCAGCAGTGAACAACGTCTTCAACAGAAGAGAAACCATATTGGCAAT GGAAAAATCTTCCGGCAACGATCGCCACCCCCCGCTAACGTCGTTCCTTGAGGCCCTGCCAATAAGCTGCAGGCCAAATCATGAAGTGATTCTTAGGCTTCAGATGGAAGACGGCTCGCTCTTCCACTCTCCTTCTGCAACCGCTTGTGCTTTCATGATTACAGGCGATAGGAATTGCTTGGAGTACCTACAGACCATGATGAAACGATGCAGTAACGTGG TTCCTTCCGTGTTTCCTGTGGACGAAGATTTCATAAAGCTGTGTCTGGTGGACCATTTGAGGAGGTTAGGGTGTGGTGAGCATTTTGCGGCAGAAATACGAGGCGTTATGGACCATACTTACAG GAATTGGGCTAAGCAACAACGAGAAGATTACAAGAATTAtgagatatcacaatatatatatagagaCTCGTTAGCCTTTAATCTTTTAAGGGCATATGGATATCGTGTAACACCAA GGAAGTTTTGTTGGTTTATGGATGAGAAAGATGTGCTCAAGCATATCATGGAGAACTACACTGAATTCTTAGGAGCCATGGTTGGTGTCTACAGAGCAGCACACTTTATGTTCCCCGAGGAAGTTGAGCTTCACAATGCCAAAGTTTTTGCTATGAAAGTATTGCATAAGTGTTTGCATTTAGAAGGCAACAATGCCGACTTGACCGGTTTTGAGAAAGAG ATTGAGCATGAAATGGAACTCCCATGGCTCGCTCGAATGGACCATCTTGAGCATCGCATGTATATAGAGAGAAGTAAAGGTTATATAACGTGGATCGGAAAGACCAACACTTGCAG GCTTTCATGTTCCTCGTTCGTCATCAAACTAGCAATTAAAAGCTTCTTAAACCGCCAATCACTTTACAAAAATGAACTTGAGGAACTCAAGAG GTGGTCCGAAGGATCAGGGCTGTCCAAAATGGGATTTGGCCGAGAGAAGACAACATATTGTTACTTTCTAGCCGCCGTTCCGACATGTCTTCCTCTACATTCGGATCTACGGAAGATAGTTGCAAAGTGTGCAACCATAGTCATCATTGCAGATGATTTCTTCGACGAGAAAGGTTCTCTAAATGAACTAGAATGCCTAACTGAAGCTGTGCATAG GTGGAAAGGAGAAAGCTTGTGGGGCGATGCGAAAGTAATTTTTGATGCACTCGACGAACTTGTACGTGATATAGCTTTCAAATCATTTAGTCATTATGATAATGGTGTGGAAGATGTTCTTCATGACATG TGGCGTGATGTGTTCGCCTCATGGCTGAAGGAATTCAAGTGGAGTAGTAGTCAACATGCACCTTCAATTGATGAATACATTGAAGTCGCCATGACATCTATAGCCATACAAGTAATAACTCTTCCTGCATATTGCTTGGCTTGTTCAGGAGCTCCAAAGGACAACATAAAATCCCATTACAGCAAAATAACTAAGTTGGCAATGTTCTGTGCTCGTTTATTGAATGACAGCCAGAGTTACCAG CGAGAATTGGAGCATGGGAAGTTTAACATGGTACCACTGTATATGAAGGAGAATGCAGATGCAAGTATCGAAGATTCAATTGACCACATAAGGGACATTCTTGAGAAGAAAGGGAAGGAATTTGTTGAGCTTCTCTTCGGTGATGAATATAATAGTGTTCCAAAATTATGGAAAGAGCTACACTTGACAACTCTGAAAGCATTTTGGATGCTCTATGATACGACTAATAAATTTGACTCGCCTACGGCATTGCTTCAAAACATTAACATGGCATTTTATGATGCTTTGGAGATTAATGTTTAG